Genomic segment of Dermacentor albipictus isolate Rhodes 1998 colony chromosome 5, USDA_Dalb.pri_finalv2, whole genome shotgun sequence:
ggcactggattctcttactcctttcctaactaggatgaggtcggtgacttgaatgtctgggatagctgagcaatgtctcttgtcaaaattttttttcattcgtttacggtacctctcctcctgtgatttttgtttcctttcctcgacgatcttgagattgtctaacagccccagttcaaggtccgcttgaagaataggggtctctcctgaagaagcgaactgcgggctgcatcccaagccactggtgtaggagcgattgtgatgtcttacagctgcttctaaagagcatttccatccaccagggaaactatcgtacatcctgatgtattgcttcacatctcgtatagcacgctctgcaagcccattcgccgcgggatggtatggtgcacagaatttgattgatatattgtggtctcgagcccatcttgctaattttttactcttgaacgctggtccgttgtcacatacgatctttctggttgtcctaaacatatcccgtttgaggagggcgatgacactattcgcatcttcttgtcctgcccgtgccgcgaccatcctggtgcactcatctatggccagaagaaaagcttgcgtttttcggactccttctcgtttcttatttagctcggcaaaatccaggtgtataacttcaaaaggcacgttcgagtggcaaggtattatcatggcgtctgtaggctgcttgtatttcactttgttgacttgacaaatgtggcatgaacgaacgtattgattgacgtcttctttcatgtgaggccacgtaaatctcttgactagcttgttgtatgtgcgccaaaatccgtcgtgtcctccagattctgggctatcgtggtacaaataaagcaccttgggaaccagcgttggcgggacttgatagcgacctgccataaaaattaattgttcagtgccttcccacaattttacttcattgatttcttccgattgttctttattggcctttatcatcagtcgagacaatgcatctgcatcagtcaaaaggggtccaggtctgtgggagatggtgaaatcaaactgctgcaagtagttcacccatctggcgatacgtcccttaggttgggtcatattcaagagatgagtgagtgcctggtgatccgtgaacaaagtaaacttcgcaccttctaggtacgtacggaagtactgaattgctttaaggacagcaagagcttccttttcagtagtggtgtagttgacttcaggtggcttgagggtgtagctgtagtagcctactacatgtcgcttttctcggccggatgcttctggacatttctggtacaagactgcacctgttccataatgtgaggcgtcggtattcagttcaaagggtaaagtgaaatctggtatgcgtagaatagggtcagcagagattctgtgcaccagatcacggtagactctctcacattcctcatcccactcaaatggaacttctttctgcgttaggcgcgtgaggcatcttgtttttatagcaaagtcttttatggaaggtctgaaatgtcctgctaatcccaaaaatacacgcaatgagtggacgtcatacggtttaaccagttgggatattctctcgacggactcttgtttcgtgcttttggtagtcccatcaaatactcttccaagaaacacaacttttctttgaaagaatgcacttttcttaaaattaaccttgagttgtgccaagctcaaggtatttaatacctgagaaaggtgttcctgatgttcagcctctgttttggagaagacgataatatcgtctatgtacacgttacaaaagatacccagaaaaggcttcaggacttcgttcataatcttctggaaccatgctggcgagtttttccagccgaaaggaagccggttatactcgtacagatcaaagggcgtgataaaagcagtgtacatttttgtttcttcggttagcgggatctgccagaaacctttgcacaagtcaatgcgtgaaaaaatccggcaaccacctgtctcatctataatcgtgtctttcttcggcatgggaaatggtataaggtctgtttggcgattgagaaccctgtaatctgtacacagtcggaaagttccatcttccttcggcgcaatagttatgggagaagcgaagggtgacaccgaaggccggattatatcggcgtctagcatctcctgcaattctttcttcaaccatatcttacgttctcgtgacatgttataaggtgattttcggatgacggtcttgtcagttagttcgaaaggcaccttgtgcgacttcatctcttgtggatagcttcctacgcataccagttcagggtaggtcgttgcaatatcttccgcgcacttgacaattcgcaggttatcttttctatcttgctgtgtctcttcccttgatagtccttccactaaaactgcatcgtccccatatacgttgatttttagtttgtttatgtctggtctggatagcagaaagtcgtacgtcacccccgttatcaccagtacgtcactctctatttcatgaccttggaactcgatgtttactgaggcccactgattatgcattgtcacttttccatcgtacccttgcacccgtagtactcttccactatgcaggtgacttgaatctaccagcttggcatttattatagacacagaagcaccgctgtcaaccaaagccatcatatgtctatttcccactttgacaggaatgtgaagtaagctagagcaagttaaataaacagtctcagttgtggtcatcgggtcggactgatcacccttgtttattagttttttgttgtcggagactcttgagcgtctgaaagtatggggacagggtcgttgtcgacgttattcactcgacctctgggagcacgccaacccaagctctctgtactgcctgcaaggcggctcggttctcgcggattacggcttgaccaatccgcgccggtccgtctgaagcgactgcttgagccagcggttatattttcgtctgaagtagatggtatgtcgtgaaggcactccaagagcccgtctatagttttaggtgatcgtgcttgcgctatcttcaggacttccgcgggcaatccgtgcattattagagctactatggcagaaggaggaagcataggctcggccagctttaaaaggcggcgtttttcaaagaaatactcgacgggggagccctgcgtgaatttgaaattgagcgcggcgtcccatctttgcactgggttgcttcggaatgtcttcaagaatttttccttccactggtgccaagagttgccaacatcttcaataatgtgcagatcgtaccacttacgtgtaacacctcttaaataactacgcatgttggtaattttatcctcattagagtgccatttgttcttcccagcggcatattcatagaattcaagccaactttctgggcttgaagacttgccgtcgaaagtatcgggttcgacaaatttagtcgccggcttctcagcgtttagagagcttataagtgacgtcaccagttggttttgttgcgccatctgttcttgttgtagctgaagagctttcaaaacgaggctcacctcttctgtcgaagaccgtgatgcagtgtcctttcgacgcatgggttcaagaactaattcgtcgaagatcgccagacgcaagttcactttcaccgcacccttccgacgtagttcagcaatgtctatggaagccttctctaaaaccaggctcacgaggtctgccgagttgagttcgcgaggtagttccaccgctggttcgtcttgagcttggtatctcgaaaagatgatcttctctgcggaggtctcctcgaggaaaaatgtcacccacatgttggagtcagttgtcggctgcgccaaaatattgtagcgttcctagttaaaggacacagtagacttaaagcgttgctgtggaactggcgtccatctcgtctacatttatttctcacttctcttttctcttcttctgtccccccggttcccgcgcttcttcatcttctattcgaaggctcataccgcttcaaagCTTATCTAAGCATTGTTGCCGTTCGAAGCGCCATTTATTATAAGCACTAATGGCGAAATCCAACAAAATGATAACCTTTCTAGTGCACTTTATGTAGGCTGCCCGGTTCTCTTACAGCCTTTCACAGTGTTCAAATCCCAATTCTGCTGACGGCAATGACAGCGcagttcaaattcaaattctatTATAGCATCGCTCATAGGTTCCCACACAGGCGATTCATACAGGCGATTGACAAAGGTGGCGCTACGGACTGCCACTGGCGACCGAGGAGTGACTCACGGTGGCCTAGGTTCCCACCGGGAAACGCGACCTGCCCGTCGCTGCAGTGAAATATCTAGCGATGTAGTGCCGTTCACAGCCGCTCACGTTGCCACCACCGCATAAAAAAAGGCCTCAGAGAGTATCGACGTCGTGCTCCTGCTCCGCTGATTGGTCCAACAGATTTGCGATTCCGGTCTCGAAGCTGAAGATTTGGTTAGTGAGTGTCTTCACGAAGAATTGTCGCTTTTCGACCACATGCGACTACTTCCGACGAACTATACCGTGCCACTTCTGCGACTAGCCGCTGTGAATGCCGCCTTAGTTCGTCCTTTGTGACCTTTCACTCGTTTATTCGTTTTATTTTaacttcctctttctttcttttttgcacttcTGAGCCCTGCTTCGGGGCTCTTTTTCCATAGTGGGTCGCGCCATTTCGATGAAGACCTACGAACCCACGAAGCAGTCCAAATATTGTCGTCGGTGGATTGCATCTCATGAACAAATTAACCGTCATGGATTCGGAACGTTGGCCAGCAGTGCTGTTCACCGCGCGCTTTCGCCCTGATCTCACTGCGATCGGCGAACAGACTTCAGAAGAAATCGCGCAGCGAGACTCCTTCGAACGACTCGAACACAGCAGCGAACCCGTGTACTGGTCCGCAGAAAACGGCGCGAGCGATCGAGGGTCGTCCCCTGCGAGCCATCAAGGTGAGAAGGCGAGGACGCAGTGGTCCGAGGCGAGCTTCGCTGAGCAAACCCTCGATCACGTCGGCCGACACTGGTTCCACCCCCCACCGCCATTGCCGCACGGTCGCCACTTCGACGTCGACGCCTACGGCGAGGAGCGCAAGTCACTCTCGGCATCCTGCGAGCTCCCTTCGAGTTTACTCGAAGCGAATTACCGGCCATCCGACACTAAGAATGGAGATCAGCTCGAACAGGCCACGCCAATGCAACGCGCGCTCTCCCCAGTCCACCACAGCGGTCATCAAGATCCGTGCCCCAGGTTCGCGTTGGCGATGTTCCTAAcggtgcttgctgtcgtatgcgCCACAGCTGCCTTCGTCGACATAAGATGGCGCGCCCAGGGCGGCAGTGACCAGAGCCTAATGGTCGGCTACGCCGATGCGCCTGCCACTGCCTCAGTTACAGACAGCCACCCCGAAAAGCCTCACGTCGTTTCATCGGAGTCGGCGCCGATATCGACAGTGACGCCAATATCGACAGCGACGCCAATATCGACAGCGGCGCCCGTACCACGGAAGCTAGGGAAGAGATATTTGGCGCTTAATAATGTCGGCCCGCTGGAGGAGCGAGAAGTGCGAGAACATGGCGAGTCGGTCACGGTTTTGTCGGCGAAAGGCGCAGTCGACTTACCGGGCAGAAGGACAAAGGGACGCGTAATAATAACGCATACGCCCAGCTTCGCGAAGCCTGGACGCTTGTACGCGAACTACAGCAGTCAGAGCTTGGTAACGACTTCTCCAAATCCATTTGCCTCCAAGTCTCGCCCGCATATCCTGTCGGCGCCAATACAGAAGCCTGTAAGTAATTTTCACAAGCTGTGAATCATTAAGTTCTTTGTTTTGTTACTGACACCCAGAAATATTTGCAAGCTATAGATTCACAGGCAAGGGGTTGTTTTTATAGAGCCACAGTATTGCAGCGTACATGCTGCAGAAGGAGCTAAGAAACCTCGAACGAGGAATAGAACGAAGCCCGATAGTCCTACTATTATGCGCCTGGAATACAGCGGTACGTGTCAGAAAGCAGACGGGTATATAGTAGATATTCCAGTTCAGATTAAAAGGACGCGATTAAGCACTACTTTAAACGTTGTTAGAGCAGACCGGCAAAGCGGATGCAGGATGAGAGCTTTCATGCAGTTTCTAATCATGTTGGAATAAACTTCTGCGGGCTTGAGTGATAATTATATATTCGTGAAGACTTCCGCATTAGATAAACAATGTACTTGAATATATTTGCGGGTCTCTAGAGGATCGACCTCAACTGACGGCCCTGACGATGTATTCCTGCTAACATTTTGCATAAATGGGCTGAAGTTAATTATTCCTTTTTCGGAGAGGAAGCTTTTACTCTCACCGTCTATATCCGAGTGCATGTACTCAGATATAATACATATACATGCATGTACATACAATAAGGACATTTTAAACGTTTAAGAGCTATCCTTGCGCGCCCGCTGAACTGACCTTACTAATGCTTGTAAGATCAAATCTTAGCGAGCTGCGCATTGCAAGTAGCACTATATAAGGTTTGTTTGCAGTTTGAGGAACGAAAAGGCAAAAAAAGGCCACGAGGACGCGGCAGCAGCAACATTTGATTAACGCTAGTAGCATGCTCAGCACGTTAGTGGAGGTTTTTACTTACAGAGCTAATCTAAAATTACAGTAGAGCGAAATAAAGACACGAAACGAAAAGTATGAAAGGTCACGCAAAACTTCCATGTCTTCGGCGTGCCGCAGTTGCGCTGATTCGCATCGACTTGCCGAGGGTTTTATAAAACAAACAAGCTACACACCTAAGATATAGCCTTGCTggttcacgcttcttttcttttctggcgTCCCAGACAAAGCACAGGTGCGGCGTGGCCTTCTACACTTACTGCTCGGAGACCCGTCATGACGTCTACTACCTGCACGCCACCCGGTCGTGCGTGCCCACGCTCACAGACCACGTGCAGGTCTGCAACCATTCGCCCAATAGGTTCGCCACTCTGCAGGCTTGCCAGCAGAGCTGCATCCACAGTGAGCTGCCTTCGGAGTCGTGTTTCGAGAAGACGCTGTTCTCCTGGTGCAGCAGGTACAGAACATCATTCGTTGTGACACACATTCAATAGTCGCTGTACGAGTGCTCCTCAAACGGTGTGTCACGATCGCTCTAATTGTGGCGAGTCATCTTGAAGTGGAACCGAGAAGGAGCATGAGATCTGACACACCTCGTCTCTATATACCATTTCAATAATGTAGCTAATTCACTCACATTACATTGACCATAAGCTTTCTTGGGAAGTTTGTCTCGTTATACCTTGTATTAAAATTAGCTTGGGACACAGAAGCCTTGAGCAAGGAAAGACTGTTCGTGACATGATATAGGGGGCACGACACGGTAGGAAAACGGGCGAAGCAATGGGAAATTATTTACGAGGTTCACAGTGCCAGTGTAGTCCGTCCCGCCGTCTTATAGAGAAAAATAAATCCGGCAGAACCGACCTCTGTATGAATGTTGGcgttaatgcgattaacattgaAGTACTGCAGCAATACACTGCATCGCCAACGCCGAAACGTCTATGCAGCCGGGCTCCTGTCTGGCGCTCCTTACTGCAAACGTTGCTCCATATTCTGGTACGGCTGTGAAATCCTCGCGTGGCGAGTGCTCATTTACGCCGAGCTACGCAACAATTTAAAGGATCAGTTTTCTCACTGTATACTGGCACATACCCTGCTATCGAAGTCAACGTCAAAAGTTTCCTTGAAGACCGGCACACACCCGAGGCGCatacccagtgaccgaagttAGTATCAGAGGTTCATCGAAGAGCAGCCCAGATGTTTGGGTCAAAGGGGTTCGTTGAACAGCGGGACATGCTAAGGGatccaagttggtccgacggttggtttcgaccATTGTTCCCTCAGAACAGTAACCTAATCAAAAATAActtacagcgcgaaggacaaggacagtgatagacgacatacatagcgctgacttccaacaatattttattgcgttgccacatcgtgtttATATATGCAAGAAGAggtatgcgcagaaaatgtacgaccGTCACATGGgctgttctaacagcaagtcattgaactaagaacatggtcacctgaaaaaataaaaaaatgaaaataagaaattaagcattacgatttctatctgtttagatacgcgacttcaccaggggtcagcgcgattgagggcgcactaacgcaaatactaccatgttttctgatgaaatcagcttcacTGTTGACTTgctgacttgctgttagaacaccccatgtgactgtcgtacattttctgcgcatgcctcttcttgtataggtacacacgatgtggcaacgcaataaaatattgttggaagtcagcgctgtgtatgtcgtctatcactgtccttgtccttcacgctgtacgttatttttgatcatgaataaccatctagcccaagcaaccaccctagtaacCTAATGTGCTACCCATTTAACCATGGACTACCCGATGGCCCATGTGGGCGTGAAAACGCTTAGGGTCATAGATAGGCAGGCCCCGCAAAATACGTGAATTACCCAAGGAATGTCAAGTGCATTAGCTGATCTCAACTTGGAGCTCTTCGTTGAATAACGTCGGTGCTTCACTGACGCGCTCTATATAGCGATTCCTGTTACGAGATATCGCTTGAGACAGAAGTCTTCACACCAGTTTCTATTACGTGTGCTTTCCCTCTACTTGACATTTCAATTCAGCTACTTAGCCACCACCCAGCTGCTGAAGCGGGCGCTGCTATATTTAGTAGCACTTCTCAGCCTAGCAAAACCTCCACGTTCAGCGTTTGTTGAGTGGCAGAGGAGTCTTGACGCATTCTTCAAGCAACTCCTCGTCGCGAAAAGTACGATAAGTGCTACCAACACATTGTCCATCCCTGTACAGCGCTTACATGGTGGCAGA
This window contains:
- the LOC135906906 gene encoding uncharacterized protein; this translates as MNKLTVMDSERWPAVLFTARFRPDLTAIGEQTSEEIAQRDSFERLEHSSEPVYWSAENGASDRGSSPASHQGEKARTQWSEASFAEQTLDHVGRHWFHPPPPLPHGRHFDVDAYGEERKSLSASCELPSSLLEANYRPSDTKNGDQLEQATPMQRALSPVHHSGHQDPCPRFALAMFLTVLAVVCATAAFVDIRWRAQGGSDQSLMVGYADAPATASVTDSHPEKPHVVSSESAPISTVTPISTATPISTAAPVPRKLGKRYLALNNVGPLEEREVREHGESVTVLSAKGAVDLPGRRTKGRVIITHTPSFAKPGRLYANYSSQSLVTTSPNPFASKSRPHILSAPIQKPTKHRCGVAFYTYCSETRHDVYYLHATRSCVPTLTDHVQVCNHSPNRFATLQACQQSCIHSELPSESCFEKTLFSWCSRQDVSATWWSFDGKHCRPWHFPKGLCPDFAETDVFASQQECMRRCFPLRRVSVRRHAGRRPRAPCRRPKAGAACDVGVVKFPYFADISPGSGRVRCLKSSASRLLDHRCLIGSNRFLSEAACRRTCVDSAPERRPKYILA